One part of the Eucalyptus grandis isolate ANBG69807.140 chromosome 10, ASM1654582v1, whole genome shotgun sequence genome encodes these proteins:
- the LOC104422762 gene encoding pathogenesis-related thaumatin-like protein 3.5, with product MASLGIAVALFCHVLIFSVTGADSATFTIVNSCSFTVWPGILSGAGTAPLSTTGFALDPGASTSVTVPASWSGRLWGRTLCSQDPATGKFACLTGDCGSSALECSGAGATPPATLAEFTLNGAGGLDFYDVSLVDGYNLPMLVVPQGDAASGAGNCTATGCAADLNVGCPQELKVTSAGSEGGVACKSACGAFGDPQYCCSGAYGSPDTCRPSQYSEFFKTACPKAYSYAYDDGTSTFTCASADYEITFCPTPSTSVKAAGGEYAMLAAEVSGSGASSLWTPSLSAVAVGVSATVWQLGQLF from the exons ATGGCTTCGCTCGGAATCGCAGTTGCTCTGTTCTGCCACGTTTTGATCTTCTCGGTCACTG GTGCGGATTCGGCGACATTCACCATAGTCAACTCGTGCAGCTTCACGGTCTGGCCGGGGATCCTCTCCGGCGCCGGAACCGCTCCGCTCTCCACCACCGGCTTCGCCCTCGACCCCGGCGCGTCCACCTCGGTGACCGTCCCTGCCTCCTGGTCCGGCCGCCTCTGGGGCCGCACCTTGTGCTCCCAGGACCCCGCCACCGGCAAGTTCGCCTGCCTCACCGGCGACTGCGGCTCCTCCGCCCTGGAGTGCTCCGGCGCCGGCGCCACCCCTCCCGCCACCCTCGCCGAGTTCACGCTCAACGGCGCCGGCGGGCTCGACTTCTACGACGTCAGCCTGGTCGACGGGTACAACCTCCCGATGCTGGTGGTGCCGCAGGGCGACGCCGCCTCCGGGGCGGGGAACTGCACCGCGACGGGGTGCGCGGCGGACCTGAACGTGGGGTGCCCGCAGGAGCTGAAGGTGACGAGCGCCGGGAGCGAGGGCGGGGTGGCGTGCAAGAGCGCGTGCGGCGCGTTCGGGGACCCGCAGTACTGCTGCAGCGGCGCCTACGGGTCGCCGGACACGTGCAGGCCGAGCCAGTACTCGGAGTTCTTCAAGACGGCGTGCCCGAAGGCCTACAGCTACGCCTACGACGACGGCACCAGCACCTTCACCTGCGCCTCGGCGGATTACGAGATCACATTTTGCCCGACACCGTCCACGAG TGTCAAGGCGGCGGGCGGTGAGTACGCGATGTTGGCGGCGGAGGTGTCGGGCAGTGGCGCCTCGTCGTTGTGGACGCCGTCGCTATCGGCCGTCGCTGTCGGCGTTTCGGCGACAGTATGGCAGTTGGGGCAGCTGTTCTga
- the LOC104422763 gene encoding LOW QUALITY PROTEIN: thaumatin-like protein 1 (The sequence of the model RefSeq protein was modified relative to this genomic sequence to represent the inferred CDS: inserted 1 base in 1 codon), whose translation MASLGIAVALFCYVLVFSVTGADSATFTIVNSCSFTVWPGILSGAGTAPLSTTGFALDPGASTSVTVPASWSGRLWGRTLCSQDPATGKFACLTGDCGSSTLECSGSGATPPATLAEFTLNGAGGLDFYDVSLVDGYNLPMLVVPRGGAASGAGNCTATGCGADLNVGCPQELKVTSAGSEGGVACKSACDAFGDPQYCCSGXYGSPDTCRPSQYSEFFKRACPKAYSYAYDDGSSTFTCASADYEITFCPKPSTSVKAAGGEYAMLAAEVSGGVASSSWTPPLSAVAVTVSATVWQVRRLF comes from the exons ATGGCTTCGCTCGGAATCGCAGTTGCTCTGTTCTGTTACGTTTTGGTCTTCTCGGTCACTG GTGCGGATTCGGCGACATTCACTATAGTCAACTCGTGCAGCTTCACGGTCTGGCCGGGGATCCTCTCCGGCGCCGGAACCGCGCCGCTCTCCACCACCGGCTTCGCCCTCGACCCTGGCGCGTCCACCTCGGTGACCGTCCCTGCCTCCTGGTCCGGCCGCCTCTGGGGCCGCACCCTCTGCTCCCAGGACCCCGCCACCGGCAAGTTCGCCTGCCTCACCGGCGACTGCGGCTCCTCCACCCTCGAGTGCTCCGGCAGCGGCGCCACCCCTCCCGCCACCCTCGCGGAGTTCACGCTCAACGGCGCCGGCGGGCTCGACTTCTACGACGTCAGCCTGGTCGACGGGTACAACCTCCCGATGCTGGTTGTGCCGCGGGGCGGCGCCGCCTCCGGGGCAGGGAACTGCACCGCGACGGGGTGCGGGGCGGACCTGAACGTGGGGTGCCCGCAGGAGCTGAAGGTGACGAGCGCCGGGAGCGAGGGCGGGGTGGCGTGCAAGAGCGCGTGCGACGCGTTCGGGGATCCGCAGTACTGCTGCAGCG TTTACGGGTCGCCGGACACGTGCAGGCCGAGCCAGTACTCGGAGTTCTTCAAGAGGGCGTGCCCGAAGGCCTATAGCTACGCCTACGACGACGGCAGCAGCACCTTCACCTGCGCCTCGGCGGATTACGAGATCACATTCTGCCCGAAGCCTTCCACGAG TGTCAAGGCGGCGGGCGGTGAGTACGCGATGTTGGCGGCGGAGGTCTCAGGCGGCGTTGCCTCGTCGTCATGGACGCCGCCACTCTCGGCCGTCGCTGTCACCGTTTCGGCGACGGTTTGGCAAGTGCGGCGGCTGTTCTGA